The genomic interval GGGGCGGGCATGGGGGTCGACTCGGGGCTCCCCGATTTTCGCGGCGACGAGGGCTTCTGGCGTGCCTATCCGGCGTACGGGCATCTCGGGCTCTCGTTCGTCGATCTCGCGAACCCCCGCTGGTTCTTGACGGATCCCGACCTCGCCTGGGGGTTCTACGGGCATCGCCTCGCCCTCTACCGGCGCACGGTCCCTCACTCCGGGTTCGCGCGACTGCGCGAGATCGCCTCTCGGCTCCGGCACGGGGCGTTCGTGCTCACCTCGAACGTCGACGGGCAGTTCCAACGAGCGGGCTTCGACGAGAGCCGCGTCGTCGAGTGCCACGGGAGCATCCATCACGTGCAATGTACACGTGAATGCGGACGACCCCTCGCCTCGGCCGACGGGCTCGAGATCGAGGTCGATCCCGCGACGTTCCGCGCGACGTCCCCCCTTCCGCGCTGTGTCTGCGGCGCCCTGCTTCGGCCCGCGATCCTCATGTTCGGCGACGGCGCGTGGGACGACTCCCGCTCGAGCGCGCAGGATCTTCGGCTCGACGCGTGGCTCGCCGGGCTCGACGTGGCCGCGTCCGAGCTGGTCGTCGTCGAGTGTGGCGCGGGCACCCACGTCCCCACGGTGCGGGCCTTCTCCGAAAGGCTCGTGCGCGCGACCGGAGGGAGCCTCGTGCGCATCAACGCACGCGAGCCCGAGGTCCCTCGCGGCGCTCACGTCGGTCTCGCGATGAAGGCGCGCGACGCCCTCGAGGCCATCGCCGAAGGCCTCGCGCGCCTGGGTCAGTAGCCGGCGTTGTGGTGATCGCTCGGCGGCTTCGCGGGGGGCGGAGGCGGAGGCGGCGGGGTCGTCGGTTGGGGGGGCGGAGGAGCCGCGCCCGACGGCTTGGTGGCGGGCTCGGGCTTGCCGGGCTTGCCAGGTGTAACTACTGGTTTTGTAACGGCTTTTCCGCCTTTTTCAGGAACGACGGCGGCGACCGCGGGGGCGGACGCGGTCGGCAGTTGCTCGATGGAGGGGAGCGGCGCCGTCGGCGCTTGGGTCGTGTGCGACTCGGGGGGAGGGGGCGACGCCGAGATGG from Myxococcales bacterium carries:
- a CDS encoding NAD-dependent protein deacetylase, with amino-acid sequence MGVDSGLPDFRGDEGFWRAYPAYGHLGLSFVDLANPRWFLTDPDLAWGFYGHRLALYRRTVPHSGFARLREIASRLRHGAFVLTSNVDGQFQRAGFDESRVVECHGSIHHVQCTRECGRPLASADGLEIEVDPATFRATSPLPRCVCGALLRPAILMFGDGAWDDSRSSAQDLRLDAWLAGLDVAASELVVVECGAGTHVPTVRAFSERLVRATGGSLVRINAREPEVPRGAHVGLAMKARDALEAIAEGLARLGQ